A region from the Methanofollis liminatans DSM 4140 genome encodes:
- a CDS encoding thiamine pyrophosphate-binding protein, giving the protein MSEDSHSSGEGARDGQTVADVIIGELVRWGVGVVFGIPGTSSLGVIDAVRKHPEIRFFQVRHEETAAMAASAYHKLSGRVAACVTIAGPGATNLATGLYDAKEDRASVISLNGQVEAQYAGPGGFQEIDQDAFFRPVTVYNNTLHEKTMAVRLVDAAMRHAIVHRGVAQLSIPNDVQKEVVDPACCAAEGMPPSREIAPSNAGIDRAAEAVNRAERPVIIAGWGARDAIPAVRAIGERIAAPILTTFRAKGLIPGDDPWHLGILGSVGSAQARRRAEEADLLLAFGVGFSKQTNVPGGKPLVQVDLDPIKLGRHAETVSLWGDCGLVLPRLLERLERREDGARKEAVARDRAAWRAQIDREADADAVPIRPPFIMQVLSKILPDDAVITVDVGENGWWFGRNFRMRPGQKFAMSGYLATMGFAMPAAIAAKIAYPDRPAVCITGDGGFSMAMAEFLTAVKYDLPMTVVVLNNHELGMIRVEQRVENYPNFGTELHNPDFAAYARACGGEGFSVERPAELAPAIVNALESGRPAIVDVETDPKRF; this is encoded by the coding sequence ATGTCAGAGGATAGTCATTCTTCAGGGGAAGGCGCCAGGGACGGGCAGACGGTCGCCGACGTAATCATCGGGGAACTCGTCAGGTGGGGCGTGGGTGTCGTCTTCGGGATTCCCGGCACCTCGTCGCTGGGCGTCATCGACGCCGTCAGGAAACATCCGGAGATACGCTTTTTTCAGGTCCGCCACGAGGAGACTGCGGCGATGGCGGCGTCCGCCTACCACAAGCTCTCCGGACGGGTCGCCGCCTGCGTCACGATCGCCGGGCCCGGTGCGACGAATCTTGCCACCGGGCTGTACGACGCAAAAGAGGACCGGGCATCGGTGATATCCCTCAACGGTCAGGTGGAGGCGCAGTACGCCGGGCCGGGCGGGTTCCAGGAGATCGATCAGGACGCCTTTTTCCGGCCGGTGACGGTCTATAACAACACCCTGCACGAGAAGACGATGGCGGTCCGCCTGGTCGATGCCGCGATGCGCCACGCGATCGTCCACCGCGGCGTCGCCCAGCTCTCGATCCCGAACGACGTCCAGAAGGAGGTGGTCGATCCGGCCTGCTGCGCGGCCGAGGGGATGCCGCCGTCCAGGGAGATCGCACCCTCAAACGCCGGGATCGACCGGGCGGCAGAGGCCGTGAACAGGGCAGAAAGGCCGGTGATCATCGCGGGGTGGGGCGCTCGCGACGCCATCCCGGCGGTCCGCGCCATCGGGGAGCGGATCGCCGCCCCGATCCTCACCACCTTCAGGGCGAAGGGACTGATCCCCGGGGATGACCCCTGGCACCTGGGCATCCTGGGTTCGGTGGGATCGGCGCAGGCACGGAGGAGGGCCGAAGAGGCCGATCTCCTCCTCGCCTTCGGGGTGGGGTTCTCGAAGCAGACGAACGTCCCGGGAGGAAAACCGCTCGTCCAGGTGGACCTCGACCCGATCAAACTCGGGCGGCACGCAGAGACCGTCTCGCTCTGGGGAGACTGCGGGCTGGTGCTGCCCCGCCTCCTCGAGCGCCTGGAGCGGCGTGAGGATGGGGCGAGGAAGGAGGCGGTCGCACGGGACCGGGCGGCATGGAGGGCGCAGATCGACCGGGAGGCAGATGCTGATGCGGTGCCGATCAGGCCCCCGTTCATCATGCAGGTGCTCTCCAAGATTTTACCCGACGACGCCGTCATCACCGTCGATGTCGGGGAGAACGGGTGGTGGTTCGGGCGGAACTTCAGGATGCGGCCCGGGCAGAAGTTCGCGATGTCGGGATATCTGGCGACGATGGGGTTTGCGATGCCGGCGGCGATCGCGGCGAAGATCGCCTATCCTGATCGGCCGGCGGTCTGCATCACCGGCGACGGCGGGTTTTCGATGGCGATGGCGGAGTTTTTGACGGCGGTGAAGTACGACCTGCCGATGACGGTCGTGGTGCTCAACAACCACGAACTGGGGATGATCCGCGTCGAGCAGCGGGTGGAGAACTACCCGAACTTCGGGACCGAACTGCACAACCCGGATTTTGCGGCATATGCACGGGCATGCGGCGGCGAGGGGTTTTCGGTGGAGAGGCCCGCCGAACTGGCTCCTGCCATAGTAAATGCCCTGGAAAGCGGGCGACCGGCGATCGTGGACGTGGAGACCGACCCGAAGCGGTTCTGA
- a CDS encoding histidine kinase N-terminal 7TM domain-containing protein: MTNPYIQGILFMAASLAISASIGFACWKRRSSPGAGALSAFICGILIWSFGLGMNILPLGQDWETFWTAVAFLGTAIIPPAWLIFALQYSGKEHIVTPTTVTFIAAIPAVSVALAFTGVIPPGEIVSGQAYGIFLGYVYLTIMASILLIVSMLFDAPAVYRQQIGLVLMGALIPWVATLSPAAEAGTALPFIIMLAVLSVFAGAFRFHLFGDMPVLKERLLNGLTDGILVLDPAYRIVEINRRGEEIIGKTAPSILNKPAAEIINRFPELIAGYNGDEERTYIRSIKQSGGGLQHYELRIAPVTDRRSRTIGHTLIVRDISQLKQTEDALVSAHTKLSILSEITQHDIKNHLGVIRGYAGLLVDITPEGSDERVYTERIISASEMIDEQIAIARDYQSLGVKAPVWQGVEAVARQSARIVRFNNIGLSIDLGRLEVYADPLFGKVFYNLFENAVRHGGGVTAIRIGFTPAGEGGILWIEDDGKGVDPDLKGKLFARNVGKNTGLGLFLIREILMITGIAIRETGEAGKGARFEIVVPAGGYRYADAGAEQ; the protein is encoded by the coding sequence ATGACGAATCCATATATCCAGGGCATCCTCTTCATGGCAGCGTCGCTTGCCATCTCCGCGTCCATCGGCTTTGCCTGCTGGAAACGGCGGAGCAGCCCTGGAGCAGGGGCGCTCTCCGCATTTATCTGCGGGATCCTGATCTGGTCGTTCGGGCTCGGGATGAACATTCTCCCGCTGGGCCAGGACTGGGAGACCTTCTGGACCGCCGTGGCATTCCTCGGTACGGCGATCATTCCACCCGCATGGCTGATCTTCGCCCTCCAGTATTCGGGAAAAGAACACATCGTGACACCAACCACGGTGACGTTCATCGCCGCGATCCCGGCCGTCTCTGTCGCCCTTGCCTTCACCGGCGTGATCCCGCCCGGCGAGATCGTATCAGGGCAGGCGTACGGGATCTTTCTGGGCTATGTGTACCTCACCATCATGGCGAGCATACTCCTGATCGTCTCCATGCTCTTCGACGCCCCGGCTGTCTACCGGCAGCAGATCGGCCTTGTGCTGATGGGTGCGCTCATCCCCTGGGTGGCCACCCTCTCGCCGGCGGCGGAGGCCGGCACCGCCCTTCCCTTCATCATCATGCTCGCCGTCCTCTCTGTCTTCGCCGGGGCGTTCAGATTTCACCTCTTCGGCGATATGCCAGTGTTGAAGGAGCGGTTGCTCAACGGCCTCACCGACGGCATCCTCGTCCTCGATCCCGCCTACCGGATCGTCGAGATCAACCGCAGAGGGGAGGAAATCATCGGAAAAACCGCCCCGTCGATACTGAACAAACCTGCGGCAGAGATTATAAACCGTTTCCCCGAACTCATCGCCGGCTACAACGGGGATGAGGAGAGAACCTACATACGAAGCATAAAACAGAGCGGAGGGGGATTGCAGCACTATGAACTGCGGATCGCCCCGGTCACCGATCGCCGATCACGCACCATCGGCCACACCCTGATCGTCCGCGATATCTCTCAACTAAAGCAGACCGAGGACGCCCTCGTCTCGGCGCACACGAAACTCTCCATCCTCTCAGAGATCACCCAGCACGACATCAAAAACCATCTCGGCGTGATCAGGGGCTACGCCGGTCTGCTGGTGGACATCACACCTGAGGGCTCTGACGAACGGGTCTATACCGAACGGATCATCAGCGCCTCGGAGATGATCGATGAGCAGATCGCCATTGCCAGGGACTACCAGAGCCTCGGGGTGAAGGCGCCAGTCTGGCAGGGCGTCGAGGCGGTGGCGCGGCAGTCGGCCCGGATCGTCAGGTTCAACAACATCGGCCTCTCGATCGATCTCGGCCGCCTGGAGGTCTATGCAGACCCCCTCTTTGGAAAGGTATTCTACAACCTCTTTGAGAATGCGGTCAGGCACGGCGGCGGGGTGACGGCGATCAGGATCGGGTTTACCCCTGCCGGCGAGGGCGGCATCCTCTGGATAGAGGACGACGGAAAGGGCGTGGACCCGGACCTGAAAGGAAAATTATTTGCCAGGAACGTCGGGAAAAACACCGGCCTCGGGCTCTTCCTCATACGCGAGATCCTGATGATCACCGGGATCGCCATCAGGGAGACAGGCGAGGCAGGGAAAGGCGCCCGGTTCGAGATCGTCGTCCCGGCCGGGGGCTACCGCTACGCCGACGCCGGGGCTGAACAATAG
- a CDS encoding hydrogenase 3 maturation endopeptidase HyCI: MHLLFGIGNPLRGDDGAGNHVARHLSADGWMAFDCGTAPENFTAVVRRARPDLLVIVDAVDMGLPAGAVRIVPPDRIEDCGIGTHTLPLTALISFIGDDAGAVIVVGIQPATLDSKEELSPAVREGANALAALIRQGRVWEIPVLEE, translated from the coding sequence ATGCACCTGCTCTTCGGGATCGGAAACCCCCTCCGCGGCGACGACGGCGCAGGCAACCATGTCGCCCGCCACCTCTCCGCGGACGGCTGGATGGCCTTTGACTGCGGCACCGCCCCGGAGAATTTCACCGCGGTCGTGCGGCGGGCGCGTCCCGACCTCCTCGTCATCGTCGATGCGGTGGATATGGGTCTCCCTGCCGGCGCTGTCCGCATCGTTCCGCCGGACCGGATCGAGGACTGCGGCATCGGCACCCATACCCTCCCGCTCACCGCCCTCATCTCCTTCATCGGCGATGACGCCGGTGCGGTGATCGTCGTCGGTATTCAGCCGGCGACCCTTGACTCAAAGGAGGAACTCTCGCCCGCCGTCAGGGAGGGGGCAAACGCTCTCGCTGCCCTGATCAGGCAGGGGCGGGTCTGGGAGATCCCGGTGCTGGAAGAATAG
- a CDS encoding 4Fe-4S binding protein produces MAGLPMIPEVLRQMFKTPATNAFPAKYLPRSVTAFLARVAEGKAEIHPPVAVPPAFRGKILYDREACIGCKICINICPAHAIEFLPGTKKVRIYVTQCCFCSQCNDACPKDALHMSTEFLLADEDRYSDNLIVE; encoded by the coding sequence ATGGCCGGACTTCCGATGATACCTGAGGTCCTCAGGCAGATGTTCAAAACGCCGGCGACAAACGCCTTCCCGGCGAAGTACCTCCCGCGTTCGGTGACGGCGTTTCTCGCGCGGGTGGCCGAGGGGAAGGCGGAGATCCACCCGCCGGTCGCTGTCCCGCCGGCATTCCGCGGGAAGATCCTCTACGATAGAGAGGCGTGCATCGGCTGCAAGATCTGCATCAATATCTGCCCGGCGCACGCGATCGAGTTCCTGCCCGGCACGAAAAAAGTGAGGATATATGTGACGCAGTGTTGTTTCTGCTCGCAGTGCAACGACGCCTGCCCGAAAGACGCCCTCCACATGAGCACTGAGTTCCTCCTCGCAGACGAGGACCGGTACTCGGATAACCTGATTGTGGAGTAA
- a CDS encoding respiratory chain complex I subunit 1 family protein: MIAGEVVNVAVGSLAMAIFGIVGGLFFLGIDRKVSAHMQARIGPPIRQPFRDVRKLLIKQSVVPENAVPLLFNLAPVMAVASAITILLYIPVGGMPPVLGGYSDLILILYLLTVPALAMVVGGFASGSPYATVGAQREMVTMMAYEFPLAVAIVAIAWRLSVAGIADPFSLITLASTPIWNVVGPLGIAGCLILLLVLSIVTPAELSLVPFDSCEAETELAGGLLVEYSGRNLAMFYLAQGVKTVVMAALAVGIFLPWNLSTLAAVPPAYVPLADFTFFLAKVLLVIVFAVTLLRTSVARFRINQIVTLYWFWLGAASIAGLALIVADALLPGVI; this comes from the coding sequence ATGATCGCCGGCGAAGTCGTCAATGTCGCCGTCGGCAGCCTTGCGATGGCAATCTTCGGCATCGTGGGCGGCCTCTTCTTCCTGGGCATCGACCGGAAGGTCTCGGCCCACATGCAGGCGCGGATCGGCCCGCCGATCCGCCAGCCCTTCAGGGACGTGAGAAAACTCCTCATCAAACAGAGCGTGGTCCCGGAGAACGCCGTCCCCCTGCTCTTCAACCTCGCCCCGGTGATGGCGGTCGCATCGGCGATCACCATCCTCCTCTACATCCCGGTGGGCGGGATGCCGCCGGTGCTCGGGGGATACAGCGACCTCATCCTGATCCTCTACCTCCTTACGGTGCCGGCCCTCGCCATGGTCGTCGGCGGCTTCGCCTCGGGCTCGCCCTACGCAACCGTCGGAGCGCAGCGTGAGATGGTGACGATGATGGCCTACGAGTTCCCGCTCGCCGTGGCGATCGTGGCGATCGCCTGGCGGTTGAGCGTCGCCGGGATCGCCGATCCCTTCTCCCTGATCACGCTGGCGTCCACCCCGATCTGGAACGTCGTCGGCCCCCTCGGGATCGCCGGGTGCCTCATCCTCCTCCTGGTCCTCTCCATCGTCACCCCGGCCGAACTCTCCCTGGTCCCCTTCGACTCGTGCGAGGCCGAGACCGAACTTGCAGGGGGGCTGCTCGTGGAGTACTCGGGCCGGAACCTTGCGATGTTCTACCTGGCGCAGGGGGTGAAGACCGTCGTGATGGCGGCGCTCGCCGTCGGGATCTTCCTGCCCTGGAACCTCTCGACGCTGGCCGCAGTGCCGCCAGCATACGTTCCGCTGGCCGATTTCACCTTTTTCCTGGCAAAGGTGCTCCTGGTGATCGTCTTTGCAGTCACGCTCCTGCGCACCTCGGTGGCCCGCTTCAGGATCAACCAGATCGTCACCCTCTACTGGTTCTGGCTCGGGGCGGCGAGCATTGCCGGGCTGGCGCTGATCGTCGCCGACGCCCTCCTGCCGGGGGTGATCTAA
- a CDS encoding hydrogenase large subunit, with translation MANDGEERPTTTIPIGPIHPALKEPILFTLKMDGEAIAAADFAPGKAHRGIEWMGMRRNPVQILYLAERICGICGVSHSLAFARAVEQIADIEVPERAHYIRTIVAEFERIQSHLLWAGVAAHELGFDTLFFLAWRVREAAMDVIEHLTGNRVNYGIIQVGGVRRDITEEQFALIDRALTGYEDLMDRLLELFLEDATVKLRCRDHGYLSREDAVGLCTVGPTARASGVRMDVRVDAPYAAYGDLAIKPVLPDGYMGEIRGDVYDRIVVRLIEVGQSIDIVRQCMAQMPTGEILWEKKVPKILAACRKAEGEALGRVEAPRGECLHYVRMNKSGAPQTWKVKASTYSNQMSWLPMLKGEQLADVPIITASIDPCMSCTDRVAVVRGREQGVMTKEDLHRLSVEKTRRLMR, from the coding sequence ATGGCGAATGATGGAGAAGAGCGGCCGACCACCACGATCCCGATCGGCCCGATCCACCCGGCCCTGAAAGAGCCGATCCTCTTCACCCTGAAGATGGACGGCGAGGCGATCGCCGCGGCCGATTTCGCGCCGGGCAAGGCGCACCGCGGGATCGAGTGGATGGGGATGCGGCGCAACCCTGTGCAGATCCTCTACCTCGCCGAGCGGATCTGCGGGATCTGCGGCGTCTCGCACTCCCTGGCGTTTGCCCGGGCGGTCGAGCAGATCGCCGATATCGAGGTGCCCGAGCGGGCACATTACATCAGGACGATCGTCGCCGAGTTCGAGCGCATCCAGTCCCACCTCCTCTGGGCCGGCGTTGCGGCCCACGAACTCGGCTTCGACACCCTCTTCTTCCTCGCATGGCGGGTGCGGGAGGCGGCGATGGACGTCATCGAGCACCTCACCGGCAACCGGGTGAACTACGGGATCATCCAGGTCGGCGGGGTGAGGAGGGACATCACGGAGGAGCAGTTCGCCCTGATCGACCGGGCGCTCACCGGCTACGAGGACCTGATGGACAGACTCCTCGAACTCTTCCTGGAGGACGCCACGGTGAAACTGCGCTGCAGGGACCACGGGTATCTCTCACGGGAGGACGCCGTCGGCCTCTGCACCGTCGGGCCGACGGCCAGGGCCTCGGGGGTGCGGATGGACGTGCGCGTCGACGCCCCCTATGCCGCCTACGGCGATCTCGCCATCAAACCCGTGCTGCCCGACGGCTACATGGGCGAGATCAGGGGCGATGTGTACGACCGGATCGTGGTGCGCCTCATCGAGGTCGGACAGTCGATCGATATCGTCAGGCAGTGCATGGCGCAGATGCCGACCGGCGAGATCCTCTGGGAGAAGAAGGTCCCGAAGATCCTTGCCGCATGCAGGAAGGCCGAGGGCGAGGCTCTCGGCAGGGTGGAAGCGCCCCGCGGCGAGTGCCTGCACTACGTGCGGATGAACAAGTCGGGCGCCCCGCAGACATGGAAGGTGAAGGCCTCGACCTACTCGAACCAGATGTCGTGGCTGCCGATGCTCAAAGGCGAACAGCTCGCCGACGTCCCGATCATCACCGCCTCCATCGATCCCTGCATGTCCTGCACCGACCGCGTGGCCGTGGTCAGGGGGAGGGAGCAGGGCGTGATGACGAAGGAAGACCTCCACCGTCTCTCGGTGGAGAAGACACGGAGGCTGATGCGATGA
- a CDS encoding NADH-quinone oxidoreductase subunit C, whose protein sequence is MTAEKMTADEVMDLFTSAFGDGVHEAYIRTWGEGVARTKTPSLWLRIDRALLHDAVKRLMGITCPHLAVISGTDLGEAVELVYHFGIYYGTEGGEYMISFAVSLPKDDLTVGTIADLIPGAVFSEREKQEMLGVQIVDIPDDRRLFLPEDFPEGVYPWRKDDSGIPDTMVKNLWEVGRPTDRPEPPVAEKEHGGETDGE, encoded by the coding sequence ATGACAGCGGAAAAAATGACGGCTGACGAGGTCATGGACCTCTTCACCTCGGCCTTCGGCGACGGCGTGCACGAGGCCTACATCAGGACATGGGGGGAGGGCGTCGCCAGAACGAAGACGCCGTCCCTCTGGCTGCGGATCGACCGGGCCCTCCTGCACGACGCCGTGAAGCGGCTGATGGGGATCACCTGCCCCCACCTCGCCGTGATCTCGGGCACCGACCTCGGCGAGGCCGTCGAACTCGTCTACCATTTCGGGATCTACTACGGGACCGAGGGCGGGGAATATATGATCTCGTTCGCGGTCTCCCTGCCAAAGGACGACCTGACGGTCGGGACGATCGCCGACCTCATCCCGGGCGCCGTCTTCTCCGAGCGCGAGAAGCAGGAGATGCTCGGCGTGCAGATCGTCGATATCCCTGACGATCGAAGGCTCTTCCTGCCCGAAGACTTCCCAGAAGGGGTGTATCCCTGGCGGAAAGACGATTCGGGCATCCCCGACACCATGGTGAAGAACCTCTGGGAGGTCGGAAGACCGACCGACCGCCCCGAACCCCCGGTGGCTGAGAAAGAACATGGAGGTGAAACCGATGGCGAATGA
- a CDS encoding NADH-quinone oxidoreductase subunit B family protein codes for MKLTKSFNRSLWVYHVNTGSCNGCEIEIVATITPRYDPERFGIKLVGTPRHADVLLVTGPVTHKMADRLRRVYEQTPDPKVVMCIGSCGQSGGVFYDSYNLDGPQDQVVPVDVYVPGCPPRPEAIIHGVVTAIAKLERLEAEKQ; via the coding sequence ATGAAACTGACGAAATCCTTCAACAGATCGCTCTGGGTCTATCATGTGAACACGGGGTCGTGCAACGGCTGCGAGATCGAGATCGTGGCGACGATCACCCCGAGGTACGACCCCGAGCGTTTCGGGATCAAACTGGTGGGGACACCGCGGCACGCCGACGTCCTGCTGGTCACCGGGCCGGTCACCCACAAGATGGCCGACCGGCTACGGAGGGTCTACGAGCAGACGCCCGACCCGAAGGTGGTGATGTGCATCGGGAGCTGCGGGCAGTCTGGCGGGGTCTTCTACGACTCGTACAACCTCGACGGCCCACAGGACCAGGTGGTCCCGGTCGACGTCTACGTCCCCGGATGCCCGCCCCGCCCCGAGGCGATCATCCACGGCGTGGTGACGGCGATAGCAAAACTCGAACGGCTGGAGGCGGAAAAACAATGA
- a CDS encoding proton-conducting transporter transmembrane domain-containing protein: MIPEIIIRNAPALLIAVPMLAAFITPVIARAGNGVMKAWALLATAATAAIAAIVAWQVLDFGTIVYTFGAAAPGLAVPLDSGGIPVRIIFTIDAMSAFMGIIATISAFAVCLYAIASEGRQTGQEIFFALLLLLEVGILGMVSTGDLFNFFVFLEINSIAGAALVSYRIRGGLSVEAAMKYGFISTLGGLIVLTAIGLLYGQYGALNMAMVATRMQFTILDGIALAMLVAALAMKSGAVPMHFWTPDAYGLAPSSVTAFLVVASQASLYGVFRIVFTLYGGIVQTLDWTTVGWIVIVLGVLSMFVGVTMAIPQHDVKRLMAYHAVSQTGYMLLGVGVGIALLGTSSFDTYGIMAMEGGIFHIFNHAMYKGLLFLTAGAIIYRTGTSDLNRMGGLGHSMKWTMLFFGIGALAIAGIPPFNGFASKLMIYESVYLFNPLLAVIAMVVSILTLASFVKVFHAMFMGPRLPEFAEVREVPAPMLLGMGLLAVIVVFFGVFPEQVVAGLVEPAARALADQGAYIASVLGGA; the protein is encoded by the coding sequence ATGATACCCGAGATCATCATCAGAAACGCCCCGGCCCTGCTCATCGCCGTGCCGATGCTCGCGGCGTTCATAACGCCGGTGATCGCACGGGCCGGAAACGGCGTCATGAAGGCGTGGGCCCTCCTCGCCACGGCGGCAACCGCCGCGATCGCCGCGATCGTCGCCTGGCAGGTGCTCGATTTCGGGACGATCGTCTACACCTTCGGCGCCGCGGCGCCGGGTCTCGCCGTCCCCCTCGACTCGGGCGGCATACCGGTGAGGATCATCTTCACCATCGACGCCATGAGCGCCTTCATGGGGATCATCGCGACGATCTCGGCCTTCGCCGTCTGCCTCTACGCCATCGCAAGCGAGGGGCGGCAGACCGGGCAGGAGATCTTCTTCGCCCTCCTCCTCCTCCTCGAGGTCGGCATCCTCGGCATGGTCTCCACCGGCGACCTCTTCAACTTCTTCGTCTTCCTGGAGATCAACTCCATCGCCGGGGCGGCCCTGGTCTCCTACCGGATCAGGGGCGGGCTCTCGGTGGAAGCGGCGATGAAGTACGGCTTTATCTCGACCCTCGGCGGGCTGATCGTCCTCACGGCGATCGGTCTGCTCTACGGGCAGTACGGCGCCCTGAACATGGCGATGGTCGCAACGAGGATGCAGTTCACCATACTCGACGGCATCGCCCTCGCCATGCTCGTCGCCGCCCTCGCCATGAAGTCAGGGGCGGTGCCGATGCACTTCTGGACGCCCGACGCCTATGGCCTCGCCCCCTCCTCGGTGACCGCCTTCCTGGTCGTGGCATCGCAGGCAAGCCTGTACGGGGTCTTCAGGATCGTCTTCACCCTGTACGGCGGGATCGTGCAGACTCTCGACTGGACGACCGTCGGCTGGATCGTGATCGTCCTCGGCGTGCTCTCGATGTTCGTCGGGGTGACGATGGCGATCCCGCAGCACGACGTCAAACGCCTGATGGCCTACCACGCCGTCTCCCAGACCGGCTACATGCTCCTGGGCGTCGGGGTCGGGATCGCCCTCCTCGGGACGTCCTCCTTCGACACCTACGGCATCATGGCGATGGAAGGCGGCATCTTCCACATCTTCAACCACGCCATGTACAAGGGGCTGCTCTTCCTCACGGCCGGGGCGATCATCTACCGCACCGGCACCTCTGACCTGAACAGGATGGGCGGGCTCGGCCACTCGATGAAGTGGACGATGCTCTTCTTCGGCATCGGCGCCCTCGCCATCGCAGGCATACCGCCCTTCAACGGTTTCGCCTCGAAACTGATGATCTACGAGTCGGTCTACCTCTTCAACCCCCTGCTGGCGGTGATCGCCATGGTCGTCTCCATCCTCACGCTGGCCTCCTTCGTCAAGGTCTTCCACGCGATGTTCATGGGCCCGCGACTGCCCGAGTTCGCGGAGGTACGGGAGGTCCCGGCGCCGATGCTCCTTGGCATGGGGCTTTTAGCCGTGATCGTCGTATTCTTCGGCGTCTTCCCCGAACAGGTGGTCGCCGGGCTCGTCGAGCCCGCCGCCCGGGCTCTCGCCGATCAGGGGGCATATATCGCCTCGGTCCTCGGAGGTGCCTGA
- a CDS encoding sodium:proton antiporter encodes MIANLPFIAVAVVALIGIVVILTRQNLVKMVMGLSLVEAAVNLFLVSLGYRNGGIAPIFTRAPAGEMVMPTVQAMTLTNIVIGIATTALLLSFVMLVYRKYGSADAGVMRRLKE; translated from the coding sequence ATGATCGCAAACCTCCCCTTCATCGCCGTGGCCGTCGTCGCCCTCATCGGCATCGTCGTCATCCTCACCAGGCAGAACCTGGTGAAGATGGTGATGGGCCTCTCCCTCGTCGAGGCGGCGGTGAACCTCTTCCTCGTCTCCCTCGGCTACAGAAACGGCGGCATCGCCCCGATCTTCACCAGAGCGCCCGCCGGCGAGATGGTGATGCCGACGGTGCAGGCGATGACCCTCACCAACATCGTGATCGGCATCGCCACGACCGCCCTCCTCCTCTCGTTCGTCATGCTCGTCTACCGAAAATACGGTTCCGCCGACGCCGGCGTCATGCGGAGGCTGAAAGAATGA
- a CDS encoding MnhB domain-containing protein codes for MMTKIVRAAAGILFPFVLIFGFYIVAHGHLTPGGGFQGGAVIATGIVLLIAAFGAGEIGRRIGPGALKGSEALGLLLFIGTAAAAFGFGGTFFSNWLANGGAVFGNIVAFGPNPGDLNTGGVIPLMNLAVGIEVLGALSVIVLLMLKGVGEEAE; via the coding sequence ATGATGACGAAAATCGTCAGGGCGGCGGCAGGGATCCTCTTCCCCTTCGTCCTGATCTTCGGGTTCTACATCGTCGCCCACGGCCACCTCACGCCGGGCGGCGGGTTCCAGGGCGGGGCGGTCATCGCCACCGGGATCGTCCTCCTCATCGCCGCCTTCGGGGCCGGCGAGATCGGCAGGCGCATCGGCCCCGGCGCCCTCAAAGGCAGCGAAGCCCTCGGCCTCCTCCTCTTCATCGGGACGGCGGCCGCGGCCTTCGGCTTTGGCGGGACGTTCTTTTCGAACTGGCTTGCAAACGGCGGGGCGGTCTTCGGGAATATCGTCGCCTTCGGGCCGAACCCCGGCGACCTCAACACCGGTGGCGTCATCCCCCTGATGAACCTCGCCGTCGGGATCGAGGTGCTCGGCGCCCTCTCGGTGATCGTGCTCCTGATGCTCAAAGGGGTCGGGGAGGAGGCGGAATGA
- the mbhE gene encoding hydrogen gas-evolving membrane-bound hydrogenase subunit E produces the protein MRGIARALTVVVLAGAFLYLAFALSFGAPAASEMDDYFIGHGQEQTGANNIVTAVVFDYRGFDTLGEATVLFTAVLGVGLLFRKFSTEEDE, from the coding sequence ATGAGAGGGATCGCGCGCGCGCTGACCGTCGTCGTCCTTGCAGGGGCGTTCCTGTACCTGGCGTTCGCCCTCAGCTTCGGCGCCCCGGCAGCCTCGGAGATGGACGACTACTTCATCGGGCACGGACAGGAGCAGACCGGCGCCAACAACATCGTCACAGCGGTCGTCTTCGATTACAGAGGCTTCGACACCCTGGGCGAGGCGACGGTGCTCTTCACCGCCGTCCTCGGCGTCGGCCTCCTCTTCAGGAAATTCTCGACGGAGGAAGACGAATGA
- a CDS encoding hydrogenase subunit MbhD domain-containing protein yields MIEEIVQAVVLLGLVASAVAIWRFKDLLAAAVSFGVFSFLLSLEFYLLQAPDVAIAEAGIGAGLTTAIYIVAIRATERTEEGSA; encoded by the coding sequence ATGATCGAGGAGATCGTGCAGGCCGTCGTCCTGCTCGGCCTCGTCGCCTCGGCGGTCGCCATCTGGCGATTTAAGGATCTTCTCGCCGCCGCCGTATCCTTCGGCGTCTTTTCCTTCCTCCTCTCCCTGGAGTTCTACCTCCTGCAGGCACCCGACGTGGCGATCGCAGAGGCCGGGATCGGGGCCGGGCTGACGACCGCCATCTACATCGTCGCCATCAGGGCGACCGAACGGACCGAGGAGGGATCGGCATGA